CGCGGATTATTTCAATCCCACGATTGCGGTGAACCGGATCTCGGGTGGCGGCGATGGCTCTTTCGGGGGGGATTCCATCTTTTCCGAAGAGACGATCGCGCAGATGGGCACCGGTGCGTCGATGAATATGCCAACCGAGGCGCGGCAGGCGCGCGGCCAAAGTGGTGTGGAAGCCAAGGACGAGAGCGAGGCGGCCGAATTCGACCAGGTGGCGGCGAAAATAGAAGAGGCGCTGATGGGGATCGGCGGCGAATCCATGGTGACCGACAAGATGTCGCGCCATATCGTGACCAAGGTGACGGATGAGGGGCTGATCGTGGAGTTTTTCGATCTGGCCGACGAGCCGCTTTTTGCGCCCGATACCAGTACGCCGGAACCGATTCTCGAAGAGTTGGTGGCGATGGTCACACGGGTGTTCGATCTGGTGCCCAATGAGGTGGCGATTAACGGTTTCACCCGTGCCTATCCTGAAATGCTGCGCCAGAATCCCGTTTGGGATCTGTCGACAGAGCGAGTGCAGCAGGTCCGGATGCTGATGCAGGGCGACGGGTTCGACAAGCGGCGAATCCAGCGTGTGACAGGGTTTGCAGATCGCAAGCCTGCCAGTGAAATTCCGATGTCTATCCGCAATAACCGGCTGGAAATCGTCCTTTTACGAAAGTGATCAGGCTGTCCCGCATACAATTTGCGGGACAATTTCTGTGAGAATTTTATTCGTTAGGGTGATCTTAAGAGGGCTAGGGCAAATCTGCGGGAGATCGAACGACACGTAGCAGCAGAAAGGCGCATAAATGTCGATTTCCTCCTCGCTTAACGCAGGCGTTGCCGGCCTGGCGGCGAACTCTACGAAGTTGTCCACCATTTCGGACAACATCGCGAATTCCGGAACCTATGGCTATAAACGTGCTGAAACAGAATTTTCCAGCATGGTGCTGTCGCAGACTGCGAACTCCTATTCCGCAGGGGGGGTCCGTGCGAGCACGTCCCGTATCGTGGACGAGCAAGGCGCATTGGTATCGACCTCGAATGCGCTTGATCTGGCGGTATCGGGGCGCGGCTTCCTGCCGGTGATCTCGGAGGTGGCTCTTGAGAACGCGCAAAGCAACCAGACGCTCCAACTGACCACGACCGGTGCATTCCGGACCGATGAGGATGGTGTTCTGAAAACCAATACCGGCCTTGTCTTGCTGGGCTGGCCGGCAAATGCCGACGGGACCATTCCGACCTATGCGCGCGATTCGGTCTCGGGGTTGCAGCCCGTGGTGATCAACGCGAACCAGACGGCGGGTGACCCCACCACGAAGGTCAATCTGGGTGTCAACCTTCCGGCTGTTGATGTGGACGACACGACGTCGCTGCCGCTATCCGTTGAATATTACGGCAACCTCGGGACATCGGAATCGCTCAATGTGACTTTCACGCCGGCGCTGGATACCAGTGGCAATGTGATCGAGAATACATGGACGATGGAGCTGCGCGATTCGGCCACGGAAGATGACGCTGCGACGACGGCTGACGAAAATCTGCTGGCATCCTACACCTTGGTCTTCGATAACACGACGACCAATGGCGGTACGCTGAAGTCGGTGGCCGCGATCGGCACCTCGCCGGCCTATGATTCGACCAATGGCACGGTCACGTTGTCTGCCGCGGAAGGGCTGCAGACCATTGATCTTACCATCGGCAAAATTGGCGATACCAATGGTCTGACCCAACTTTCGGACAGCTTCTCGCCCACCAACGTGACGCGGGACGGCTCTCCTGTCGGAAGCCTGACCACTGTCGAGGTCGATGAGAATGGCTATGTGAACGCGACCTACGATACGGGCTTTACGCGGACGATCTACCAAATTCCGCTTGTTGATGTGCCCAACGCCAATGGCCTGACTGCCAACGATAACCAGACTTTCGAGATTAGTGGTGAATCCGGCAGCTTCTT
The sequence above is drawn from the Thioclava sp. GXIMD4216 genome and encodes:
- a CDS encoding flagellar motor protein MotB; the protein is MSSGDNQAPIIIKRKKVSGGDGHHGGAWKVAYADFVTAMMAFFLLMWLLNATTEKQRKGIADYFNPTIAVNRISGGGDGSFGGDSIFSEETIAQMGTGASMNMPTEARQARGQSGVEAKDESEAAEFDQVAAKIEEALMGIGGESMVTDKMSRHIVTKVTDEGLIVEFFDLADEPLFAPDTSTPEPILEELVAMVTRVFDLVPNEVAINGFTRAYPEMLRQNPVWDLSTERVQQVRMLMQGDGFDKRRIQRVTGFADRKPASEIPMSIRNNRLEIVLLRK
- a CDS encoding flagellar hook-basal body complex protein — protein: MSISSSLNAGVAGLAANSTKLSTISDNIANSGTYGYKRAETEFSSMVLSQTANSYSAGGVRASTSRIVDEQGALVSTSNALDLAVSGRGFLPVISEVALENAQSNQTLQLTTTGAFRTDEDGVLKTNTGLVLLGWPANADGTIPTYARDSVSGLQPVVINANQTAGDPTTKVNLGVNLPAVDVDDTTSLPLSVEYYGNLGTSESLNVTFTPALDTSGNVIENTWTMELRDSATEDDAATTADENLLASYTLVFDNTTTNGGTLKSVAAIGTSPAYDSTNGTVTLSAAEGLQTIDLTIGKIGDTNGLTQLSDSFSPTNVTRDGSPVGSLTTVEVDENGYVNATYDTGFTRTIYQIPLVDVPNANGLTANDNQTFEISGESGSFFLWDAGDGPTGAIEGYAREGSSVDVAKELTDLIQTQRAYSSNAKVIQTVDEMLQETTNIKR